One region of Gemmatimonadaceae bacterium genomic DNA includes:
- a CDS encoding dipeptide epimerase, translating into MTLKVEHDVATVHTTHPFVIARGGATEHRLVRVRLIADDGCEGWGEAAPNRFYGETPDTALAALERLAPIVSAADPWHLEDVEAELHRALRYNGSVKSAVSAALHDLMGKRLGVPVYKLWGLDPTRAPLSSFTIAIAANDDELRKRVADAAPYPVLKVKLGTDHDERIIRTVRDAAPEKVLRVDANAAWTPKHALRMIDVLSECGVEYVEQPVAAHDLDGLRFVRERSRLPVIADESCVGPADVARLVGVADGINIKLSKCGGLREALKMIATARAHGMLVMAGCMIETSLGITAAAHFAPLLDYADYDGAALLSDDPYCGATIERGRIAIPDAAGLGVTRR; encoded by the coding sequence ATGACGCTGAAGGTCGAGCACGACGTCGCGACGGTCCACACAACTCATCCGTTCGTCATCGCGCGCGGCGGCGCGACCGAGCATCGCCTCGTACGCGTGCGGCTCATCGCCGACGACGGCTGCGAAGGCTGGGGCGAGGCGGCGCCGAATCGTTTCTACGGCGAGACGCCGGACACCGCGCTCGCCGCGCTCGAGCGTCTCGCGCCGATCGTCTCGGCGGCCGACCCGTGGCACCTCGAAGACGTCGAGGCGGAGCTGCACCGCGCGCTGCGCTACAATGGGTCCGTGAAGTCGGCTGTGAGCGCGGCGTTGCACGACCTCATGGGCAAGCGGCTCGGCGTTCCAGTCTATAAACTTTGGGGGTTGGATCCCACGCGCGCGCCGCTGTCCAGCTTCACGATCGCGATCGCCGCCAACGACGACGAGCTGCGCAAGCGCGTCGCCGACGCCGCGCCGTATCCGGTGCTGAAGGTGAAACTGGGCACGGATCACGACGAGCGGATCATCCGCACGGTGCGTGACGCGGCGCCCGAGAAGGTGCTACGCGTCGACGCGAACGCGGCGTGGACGCCGAAGCACGCGCTGCGGATGATCGACGTCCTATCCGAGTGCGGCGTCGAGTACGTCGAGCAGCCGGTCGCGGCGCATGACCTCGACGGCCTGCGGTTCGTGCGCGAGCGATCGCGGCTGCCGGTGATCGCCGACGAGTCGTGCGTCGGACCCGCCGACGTCGCGCGCCTCGTCGGCGTAGCAGACGGGATCAACATCAAGCTCTCCAAGTGCGGCGGGCTCCGCGAAGCGCTAAAGATGATCGCCACGGCCCGCGCACACGGCATGCTCGTGATGGCCGGTTGCATGATCGAAACGAGTCTCGGGATCACCGCGGCGGCGCACTTTGCGCCGCTGCTCGACTACGCCGACTACGATGGGGCAGCGTTGCTCTCGGACGACCCATACTGCGGCGCGACGATCGAGCGCGGGCGCATCGCGATCCCCGACGCCGCGGGGCTCGGAGTCACTCGGCGGTGA
- a CDS encoding GvpL/GvpF family gas vesicle protein: MPPAQSPLLLHGIVLSDGHALPEVPGAARGTRLISYRDVGAVVSDQKSFVLDDVDSGRIEEHRAIVDAVFHIAPVLPAPVGVVFRSSDALTRWMELHYVSLTGALEFVEDRAAARVHISATPNNSSRAAAAAAGADADVANAANEAVRALRRAAVMAVPLAYDAASGRVSSAAFLVERDHWKDFLRAVADQHEAHHALKFEVTGPWAPYDFVQMQFGG; this comes from the coding sequence ATGCCACCCGCCCAGTCGCCTCTCCTCCTCCACGGAATCGTCCTCTCCGACGGGCATGCCCTCCCGGAGGTCCCCGGCGCGGCCCGGGGGACTCGCCTCATCTCGTATCGAGACGTCGGCGCGGTCGTCTCTGACCAGAAGAGTTTTGTGCTGGATGACGTCGACAGCGGCCGAATCGAGGAGCATCGGGCGATCGTCGACGCCGTGTTCCACATCGCCCCCGTGCTCCCCGCACCGGTGGGCGTGGTCTTTCGGTCGTCGGACGCACTCACCCGGTGGATGGAACTTCACTACGTGTCGTTGACGGGAGCGTTGGAGTTCGTCGAGGATCGCGCGGCCGCCCGCGTGCACATCTCGGCTACGCCAAACAATTCCAGCCGCGCGGCCGCGGCCGCCGCCGGTGCCGACGCCGACGTGGCCAATGCGGCGAACGAGGCGGTCCGCGCTCTGCGCCGCGCGGCGGTGATGGCCGTCCCACTCGCCTATGATGCGGCGAGCGGGCGCGTCTCGAGCGCGGCGTTTCTCGTCGAGCGCGATCACTGGAAGGACTTCCTGCGCGCCGTGGCCGACCAACACGAAGCGCATCACGCGCTCAAGTTCGAAGTGACCGGGCCCTGGGCGCCGTACGACTTCGTGCAAATGCAGTTCGGGGGCTGA
- a CDS encoding serine/threonine-protein kinase, protein MFCPQCGTWNRASSAACDRCGEALPELKRGAFERPDDELTRLRRATGNRYRVLRRHGGGGMAEVYLAEQAQLERQVVIKVLHAHLARDAEVAERFRREAEAAAKLVHPHICPVLDYGATDDVVYTVMPFLEGGALADLIQVERQVEPMKAAAVAAQVACALDYAHRRGVVHRDVKPDNVLFDEDGNAIITDFGIATARFHGRLTASGRAMGTPHYMSPEQAMGKLVDGRSDIYAIGILLYEALVGQPPFDAADAFSVSYKQVHDTAVPPSTANQRVPAALSDIVMKCLSKAPSGRYGRGNELADALIGFLRSTADGSTPHRMATIARRAGLLSGR, encoded by the coding sequence GTGTTCTGTCCTCAGTGCGGCACCTGGAATCGAGCCTCGTCGGCGGCGTGTGACCGCTGCGGCGAAGCCCTTCCGGAGCTCAAGCGCGGGGCGTTCGAGCGCCCCGACGACGAGCTGACGCGCCTTCGCCGCGCGACGGGAAACCGGTATCGCGTCCTTCGCCGTCACGGCGGCGGCGGCATGGCCGAGGTCTATCTCGCCGAGCAGGCGCAGCTCGAGCGGCAGGTGGTGATCAAGGTGCTGCACGCGCATCTCGCGCGCGACGCGGAAGTCGCTGAGCGTTTCCGGCGCGAGGCGGAGGCGGCGGCGAAGCTCGTTCATCCGCACATCTGTCCGGTCCTCGACTACGGTGCAACCGACGACGTCGTGTACACCGTCATGCCCTTCCTCGAGGGTGGCGCGTTGGCCGACCTCATTCAGGTCGAACGGCAAGTCGAGCCGATGAAGGCGGCGGCGGTCGCGGCCCAGGTGGCGTGCGCGCTCGATTACGCGCATCGCCGCGGCGTTGTCCACCGCGACGTGAAGCCCGACAACGTGCTCTTCGACGAAGACGGCAACGCGATCATCACCGACTTCGGCATCGCGACGGCGCGCTTCCACGGGCGTCTCACGGCGAGCGGCCGCGCGATGGGGACGCCGCACTACATGTCGCCCGAGCAGGCGATGGGTAAGCTCGTCGACGGGCGGAGCGACATCTACGCGATCGGCATCCTGCTCTACGAGGCGCTCGTCGGTCAGCCGCCGTTCGACGCCGCCGACGCTTTTTCGGTGAGCTACAAGCAAGTGCACGACACCGCGGTGCCGCCGTCGACGGCGAACCAGCGCGTGCCCGCCGCGCTCTCCGACATCGTGATGAAGTGTCTCTCGAAGGCGCCCTCGGGACGCTACGGCCGCGGCAACGAGCTCGCGGACGCGCTCATCGGTTTCCTTCGCTCCACGGCCGACGGCTCGACGCCGCACCGGATGGCGACGATCGCGCGCCGCGCGGGATTGCTCTCGGGCAGATGA